The Psychrobacillus sp. FSL K6-4046 DNA window TGGAGAATCATATTTTATTGAAAATAATACTTTAGGAAACCCTCTGTTTCCAAATAGCTCCTCATTAAATGGTGAAGAATTATGGAAACAAATTTCAAAAAAAGATTATTACCTTATATTTGTTGATTTAAAGG harbors:
- a CDS encoding DUF2691 family protein: MRGISFKIPNSYGKHLWEILECINIRELTWKIGDGESYFIENNTLGNPLFPNSSSLNGEELWKQISKKDYYLIFVDLKGFPKGLM